One genomic region from Mytilus trossulus isolate FHL-02 chromosome 9, PNRI_Mtr1.1.1.hap1, whole genome shotgun sequence encodes:
- the LOC134683385 gene encoding lipopolysaccharide-induced tumor necrosis factor-alpha factor homolog encodes MSYNKLNENHPPSYQATAPPQEPPPKYESAYPPQGDYGQPHTTTVITNQPVIVVQSGFGPYSKVLTCPNCRSSVSTSVSHEAGVLTWLASGLICLFGCWFGCCLIPFCVDDLQDCKHICPSCGHYLGIYRRIS; translated from the exons ATGTCATACAACAAGTTAAATGAAAACCATCCCCCGTCTTACCAAGCAACAGCTCCACCTCAAGAGCCTCCTCCAAAGTATGAGTCAGCATATCCACCACAGG gTGACTATGGACAGCCACACACTACAACAGTAATAACCAACCAACCGGTGATTGTGGTCCAAAGTGGATTTGGACCATACTCAAAAGTCCTGACCTGTCCTAACTGTAGATCCTCAGTCTCCACCAGTGTGAGTCACGAGGCGGGCGTACTAACATGGTTGGCATCAGGACTCATTTGTTTATTTGG TTGTTGGTTTGGTTGCTGCTTGATCCCTTTCTGTGTCGACGACCTTCAGGATTGTAAACACATTTGTCCAAGCTGTGGCCATTACTTGGGAATATACAGAAGAATAAGTTAA